The Halosimplex litoreum genome has a window encoding:
- a CDS encoding aminopeptidase: MDERVREHAETLVDWSARIEAGDDVVVSVDEGTHDLAVAVAEALGERGANVTTVYASEEVQRAYLRAHDGEFDEDPAHELSLYENADSVLSLGGGRNTAATADVPGERTQRYGRAREGIREARLATDWVSTVHPTRSLAQQAGMAYAEYEEFVYEATLRDWESLAEEMDQLKQILDDGEEVRIVNEGTDLTLFVDGRTAVNSAASVAYDSHNLPSGEVFTAPYDTAGVVTFDVPMTIRGRDVRDVKLTFKDGVVVDWEAAQGADVIDEIIQTDGGSRQLGELGIGMNRGIDRPTGRILFDEKMAGTVHLALGRAYDANLPDGESGNDSAVHVDLITDMTGDSRLAVDGEVIQRNGVFRWEDGFEG; the protein is encoded by the coding sequence ATGGACGAACGCGTACGAGAGCACGCGGAGACGCTGGTCGACTGGAGTGCGCGGATCGAGGCGGGCGACGACGTGGTCGTCTCGGTCGACGAGGGCACCCACGATCTCGCCGTGGCCGTCGCCGAGGCGCTGGGCGAGCGCGGCGCGAACGTGACGACCGTCTACGCCTCCGAGGAGGTTCAGCGGGCCTATCTGCGCGCCCACGACGGCGAGTTCGACGAGGACCCCGCACACGAGTTGTCGCTGTACGAGAACGCCGACAGCGTGCTGTCGCTGGGCGGTGGACGCAACACGGCGGCGACCGCCGACGTGCCCGGCGAGCGCACCCAGCGCTACGGCCGGGCACGAGAGGGGATCAGGGAGGCCCGGCTGGCGACCGACTGGGTGTCGACCGTCCACCCGACCCGCTCGCTCGCTCAACAGGCCGGCATGGCCTACGCGGAGTACGAGGAGTTCGTCTACGAGGCCACGCTCCGGGACTGGGAGTCCCTGGCGGAGGAGATGGACCAGTTGAAGCAGATCCTCGACGACGGCGAGGAGGTCCGGATCGTCAACGAGGGCACCGACCTGACCCTGTTCGTCGACGGTCGTACCGCCGTCAACTCCGCCGCCAGCGTCGCCTACGACTCGCACAACCTCCCCTCGGGCGAGGTGTTCACCGCGCCCTACGACACCGCCGGCGTCGTCACGTTCGACGTACCGATGACGATCCGCGGCCGCGACGTGCGTGACGTGAAGCTCACGTTCAAAGACGGCGTCGTCGTCGACTGGGAGGCCGCCCAGGGCGCGGACGTGATCGACGAAATCATCCAGACCGACGGCGGCTCGCGCCAGCTGGGCGAACTCGGGATCGGAATGAACCGCGGCATCGACCGGCCGACCGGGCGTATCCTCTTCGACGAGAAGATGGCCGGGACCGTGCACCTTGCGCTCGGCCGCGCCTACGACGCCAACCTCCCCGACGGCGAGTCCGGCAACGACTCGGCGGTCCACGTCGACCTCATCACAGACATGACCGGCGACTCGCGGCTGGCGGTCGACGGCGAGGTGATCCAGCGAAACGGTGTGTTCCGGTGGGAAGACGGGTTCGAGGGCTGA
- a CDS encoding Gfo/Idh/MocA family protein, translating into MTTHDVAFIGTGDLADLKNPNPEGFAMNYYHAEGYEKLDDCELVACADLERERAAAFAGRFDIDDAGVFTDYEAMLAETDPDIVSISIWPADHADVVLDCARSDSVDAIHCEKPMDLTWGNSRRMAEGCREAGVQLTFNHMRRFKPTWVEARERIDDGAIGDLERIELSPGNVYDGGTHQIDFATGVAGDRPAEWVIGQIDYREANQWFGAHNENQAHAHWRYENGVDAVVSTGGDRSFVPADMRFVGGEGVLEIGPEDSEADLRWRADGDDEWEDETVEEGAWTDPIHDAVAHVVDCLESGDRPVIGAENALNSTEIIFGIWESARRRGRVDFPLEIDDNPLEAMVESGDLDPQ; encoded by the coding sequence GTGACTACTCACGACGTCGCTTTCATCGGGACGGGCGACCTGGCCGACCTGAAGAACCCCAACCCCGAGGGGTTCGCGATGAACTACTACCACGCCGAAGGCTACGAGAAACTCGACGACTGCGAACTCGTCGCCTGCGCGGACCTGGAACGGGAGCGCGCCGCGGCGTTCGCCGGTCGGTTCGACATCGACGATGCCGGCGTCTTCACCGACTACGAGGCGATGCTCGCCGAGACCGATCCCGATATCGTCTCGATCTCTATCTGGCCCGCGGACCACGCCGACGTGGTCCTCGACTGTGCGCGGAGCGACAGCGTCGACGCCATCCACTGCGAGAAGCCGATGGACCTGACGTGGGGGAACTCCCGGCGGATGGCCGAGGGCTGTCGCGAGGCGGGCGTCCAGCTCACGTTCAACCACATGCGCCGGTTCAAGCCGACGTGGGTCGAAGCCCGCGAACGGATCGACGACGGTGCCATCGGCGACCTCGAACGGATCGAACTCTCCCCCGGAAACGTCTACGACGGCGGGACCCACCAGATCGACTTCGCGACGGGCGTCGCCGGCGACCGTCCGGCCGAGTGGGTGATCGGACAGATCGACTACCGCGAGGCGAATCAGTGGTTCGGCGCCCACAACGAGAATCAGGCCCACGCCCACTGGCGCTACGAGAACGGCGTCGACGCCGTCGTCTCGACCGGCGGCGACCGGTCGTTCGTCCCCGCGGACATGCGCTTCGTCGGGGGTGAGGGCGTCCTCGAAATCGGGCCCGAGGACTCCGAGGCGGACCTGCGCTGGCGTGCCGACGGCGACGACGAGTGGGAGGACGAGACGGTCGAAGAGGGCGCCTGGACGGACCCGATCCACGACGCCGTTGCCCACGTCGTCGACTGCCTGGAATCGGGCGACCGGCCGGTGATCGGCGCCGAGAACGCGCTGAACAGCACCGAGATCATCTTCGGGATCTGGGAGTCCGCACGCCGGCGCGGCCGCGTCGACTTCCCGCTGGAGATCGACGACAACCCCCTCGAAGCGATGGTCGAATCCGGCGATCTGGATCCGCAGTAA
- a CDS encoding dCTP deaminase/dUTPase family protein: MSDLTAFVDGIVHEPTQTEGRGLDLTAAEVYEIAEPGRVDFGGGELEAADLQAHDCQYRNEEDDYQWWHLDAGQYLIEYNESLALPEDSVARVQTRDAVIARGAFHPTLELSELGRVPLSVGGAGLRLKENARVSTVVGVEQA; the protein is encoded by the coding sequence ATGTCGGACCTGACGGCGTTCGTCGACGGGATCGTTCACGAGCCGACCCAGACCGAGGGACGCGGTCTCGATCTGACGGCCGCCGAAGTCTACGAGATCGCAGAACCCGGCCGCGTCGACTTCGGCGGGGGCGAGTTGGAAGCAGCCGACCTCCAAGCCCACGACTGCCAGTATCGGAACGAGGAGGACGACTACCAGTGGTGGCACCTCGACGCCGGTCAGTACCTGATCGAGTACAACGAGTCGCTGGCGCTCCCCGAGGACTCGGTCGCGCGGGTCCAGACACGCGACGCAGTGATCGCCCGCGGCGCGTTCCATCCGACGCTGGAACTGTCGGAACTCGGTCGCGTGCCGCTGTCGGTCGGCGGCGCGGGGCTGCGCCTGAAGGAGAACGCCCGCGTCTCGACGGTCGTCGGCGTCGAACAGGCGTGA
- a CDS encoding GNAT family N-acetyltransferase, with protein sequence MATVRSARRDELDELLELYRQLNPDDSELAPEAVADLWDEMLADDDLDIVVVEHGGRLVATCLLSVTKNLTRGARPFALIENVVTRETHRGEGFGSRCVEAAVERADERGCYKVMLLTGTDEAWKHEFYESCGFDREAKTGFTMDLR encoded by the coding sequence ATGGCCACCGTCAGATCCGCCCGACGGGACGAACTGGACGAACTGCTCGAACTGTACCGGCAGCTCAACCCGGACGACTCCGAACTCGCCCCCGAGGCGGTGGCGGACCTGTGGGACGAGATGCTCGCGGACGACGACCTCGATATCGTGGTCGTCGAGCACGGCGGGCGCCTGGTCGCCACTTGCCTGCTGTCGGTGACGAAGAATCTGACCAGAGGTGCGCGACCGTTCGCGCTGATCGAGAACGTGGTGACGCGCGAGACCCATCGGGGCGAGGGATTCGGCAGCCGGTGCGTCGAGGCGGCGGTCGAGCGGGCCGACGAGCGGGGCTGCTACAAGGTGATGTTGCTGACCGGCACCGACGAAGCGTGGAAACACGAGTTCTACGAGTCCTGCGGGTTCGACCGCGAGGCCAAGACTGGGTTCACGATGGACCTGCGATAG
- a CDS encoding 30S ribosomal protein S6e — MADFTVAVSDPEDGHTYQVEIDGQDANRFIGREIGEEVDGGSVGLSGYTVEITGGSDETGRPMRGDVRGTELKQIMLEGGTGYEPGRDGERKRVTVRGREVGDATRQINARIAERGGEDPADLLGDDE; from the coding sequence ATGGCAGATTTCACGGTCGCCGTCTCCGACCCGGAGGACGGCCACACCTACCAGGTCGAGATCGACGGACAGGACGCCAACCGCTTTATCGGCCGCGAGATCGGTGAGGAAGTCGACGGCGGGAGCGTCGGCCTCTCGGGCTACACCGTCGAGATCACCGGCGGCTCCGACGAGACCGGTCGCCCGATGCGCGGCGACGTCCGCGGCACCGAACTCAAGCAGATCATGCTCGAAGGCGGCACGGGCTACGAGCCCGGCCGCGACGGCGAGCGAAAGCGCGTCACCGTCCGCGGCCGCGAGGTCGGCGACGCCACCCGTCAGATCAACGCCCGGATCGCCGAGCGCGGCGGCGAGGACCCCGCCGACCTCCTCGGCGACGACGAGTAA
- a CDS encoding inorganic phosphate transporter: protein MASLAILVVAAAASLFMAWAIGAGSSGSTPFAPAVGANAISVMRAGFVVGILGLAGAVFQGANVTEAVGQELIQGVTLSPTAAVVGLTTAAILVAVGVFAGYPIATAFTVTGAVVGVGLALGGDPAWAKYRQIAALWVAVPFVGGGVAYATARLLRSEGVAERLAVPVLAGVVGVILANVQFVFLGPAGEQDSVVTAVATGVDAPLLAVRAGVSLAFAAVAALALWVDIRSNGERGQRHFLLVLGGLVAFSAGGSQVGLAIGPLVPLLDPFGLPIVAVLLGGGLGLLIGSWTGAPRMIKALSQDYSSLGPRRSIAALIPSFAIAQTAVFFGIPVSFNEIIVSAIVGSGYAAGNSAVSREKMLKTVAAWVGSLVLALGVSYGAFAAVDFVL, encoded by the coding sequence ATGGCATCGTTGGCGATCCTCGTAGTTGCGGCCGCGGCGAGTCTCTTCATGGCGTGGGCGATCGGGGCCGGGTCGTCGGGGTCGACGCCCTTCGCCCCCGCCGTCGGCGCCAACGCGATCTCGGTGATGCGCGCCGGCTTCGTCGTCGGCATCCTCGGCCTGGCCGGCGCGGTCTTCCAGGGTGCCAACGTCACCGAGGCGGTCGGTCAGGAGCTGATCCAGGGGGTGACGCTCTCGCCGACCGCCGCCGTGGTCGGGCTGACGACCGCCGCGATACTGGTCGCCGTCGGCGTCTTCGCCGGCTACCCGATCGCCACCGCCTTCACCGTCACCGGCGCCGTCGTCGGCGTCGGCCTCGCACTCGGGGGCGACCCCGCCTGGGCCAAGTACCGCCAGATCGCCGCGCTGTGGGTCGCCGTCCCGTTCGTCGGCGGCGGCGTCGCCTACGCCACCGCCCGCCTGCTCCGCAGCGAGGGCGTCGCCGAACGACTCGCCGTCCCCGTGCTCGCGGGCGTCGTCGGCGTCATCCTCGCCAACGTCCAGTTCGTCTTCCTCGGCCCCGCCGGCGAGCAGGACTCGGTCGTCACCGCAGTCGCCACTGGGGTCGACGCGCCGCTACTCGCCGTCCGCGCCGGCGTCTCGCTGGCCTTTGCCGCCGTCGCGGCGCTCGCGCTCTGGGTCGACATCCGCTCGAACGGCGAGCGCGGGCAACGGCACTTCCTGCTCGTGCTCGGCGGGCTCGTCGCCTTCTCCGCCGGCGGCAGCCAGGTCGGCCTCGCGATCGGCCCGCTGGTCCCGCTGCTCGACCCCTTCGGGCTCCCCATCGTCGCCGTCCTGCTCGGGGGCGGGCTCGGTCTCCTCATCGGCTCGTGGACCGGCGCGCCGCGGATGATCAAGGCCCTCTCGCAGGACTACTCCTCGCTCGGCCCACGGCGGTCGATCGCCGCGCTCATCCCCTCGTTCGCCATCGCCCAGACCGCCGTCTTCTTCGGGATCCCCGTCTCGTTCAACGAGATCATCGTCTCGGCCATCGTCGGCAGCGGCTACGCCGCCGGCAACAGCGCCGTCAGCCGCGAGAAGATGCTCAAGACCGTCGCCGCCTGGGTCGGATCGCTGGTGCTGGCGCTCGGCGTGAGTTACGGTGCGTTCGCCGCCGTCGACTTCGTGCTCTGA
- a CDS encoding DUF5828 family protein yields the protein MEESVSGFKQRGGWVDAVEHGERIVRALKDLREDGEEDVSLAALDEFDEWRPKSHERLDEDVNEKTADQASVEEGEGEKAGKDPDEDLQKAGEKLTESYERLEDEETDEAVDKWGESLDYVARAADSAGRKAVRKVEDAVYRNVMTQIAPYYFDNGLVSANLQRVNGDDRPEYVFEINVNDDDLKIKVSNKLADYESTVDRWHVDTEKETDAVEAAEGVEAPDLGDQADSETT from the coding sequence ATGGAGGAGAGCGTCTCCGGGTTCAAACAGCGCGGCGGGTGGGTCGACGCCGTCGAACACGGCGAACGGATCGTCCGCGCGCTGAAGGACCTGCGCGAGGACGGCGAAGAGGACGTGTCCCTGGCCGCCCTCGACGAGTTCGACGAGTGGCGACCCAAGAGCCACGAGCGACTCGACGAGGACGTCAACGAGAAGACCGCCGACCAGGCCAGCGTCGAGGAAGGCGAGGGTGAGAAGGCCGGCAAGGACCCCGACGAGGACCTGCAGAAGGCCGGCGAGAAGCTCACCGAGTCCTACGAACGGCTCGAAGACGAGGAGACCGACGAGGCCGTCGACAAGTGGGGCGAGTCGCTGGACTACGTCGCTCGCGCCGCCGACTCCGCCGGCCGCAAGGCCGTCCGGAAGGTCGAAGACGCCGTCTACCGCAACGTGATGACCCAGATCGCGCCCTACTACTTCGACAACGGACTCGTCAGCGCGAACCTCCAGCGGGTCAACGGCGACGACCGCCCGGAGTACGTCTTCGAGATCAACGTCAACGACGACGACCTGAAGATCAAGGTGTCGAACAAGCTCGCCGACTACGAGTCGACGGTCGACCGGTGGCACGTCGACACCGAGAAAGAGACCGACGCCGTCGAGGCCGCGGAAGGCGTCGAGGCGCCCGACCTGGGTGACCAGGCCGACTCGGAGACGACCTGA
- a CDS encoding carbon starvation CstA family protein, producing MVQVMWLAIAALATFSVGYLGYSRYLARFVELDDDRETPAHKYDDGQEYVPSKKPVLLGHHYSSIAGGAPIAGPITAAAAFGWIPAIVWVAIGNPLFGAVHDFMSLSSSVRHEGKSIGYIIGQYVGKRGKDMLLWFAYLTIILVIAAFAYLIGLVFDAFPWTATASFVYIALAILFGVYLYQLNGPFLPGAAAFVAMVFGGVWVGLQYPVAMFAREGLPADTIVLLGSGGEFLPLASAANPNMAGWVLVTVLYAFAASVLPVWVLLQPRDFLTSSLLYVGVGGMILGAVVGTVVGFTDITINVASAGIEGVRVTSLTTQIPGWTGFIHQDLGALFPFLFVTIACGTISGFHSLVSSGTTAKQLNQESDARLIGYGGMLGEGLLAVTAILAVSLVVGAGDSLSSALVTFPAGGGALLTVFGLGVTAAATFIGLVFVSFLLTSTDTAMRLGRYMLEEIVGTPETDLERTVTNRYVNAGVLSLAGYFLVASGQWSNIWPLFGGANQALAALALLVATVWLANWDDNKQLVSTGAPLVFMLAVTVVALVTIGVYRNPMALMTGDYSGTIGAASLVFQSVIALVLVGLIFGLVWFSYDNIREARGGLDREAIVGSAEGGGVEAGDD from the coding sequence ATGGTACAGGTGATGTGGCTCGCGATCGCGGCACTGGCAACGTTCTCGGTGGGGTATCTGGGGTATTCCAGGTACCTGGCTCGGTTCGTCGAGCTCGACGACGACCGCGAGACACCGGCGCATAAGTACGACGACGGCCAGGAGTACGTCCCGTCGAAAAAGCCGGTCTTACTCGGGCATCACTACTCCAGTATCGCGGGCGGCGCACCGATCGCGGGGCCGATCACGGCCGCCGCGGCGTTCGGGTGGATCCCAGCGATCGTCTGGGTCGCGATCGGCAACCCGCTGTTCGGCGCGGTCCACGACTTCATGTCGCTGTCGTCGAGCGTCCGCCACGAGGGCAAGTCGATCGGGTACATCATCGGCCAGTACGTCGGCAAGCGGGGCAAGGACATGCTGCTGTGGTTCGCGTACCTGACGATCATCCTCGTCATCGCCGCGTTCGCCTATCTGATCGGGCTGGTGTTCGACGCCTTCCCGTGGACGGCGACGGCGTCGTTCGTCTACATCGCCCTGGCGATCCTCTTCGGGGTGTACCTCTACCAGCTGAACGGTCCCTTCTTGCCGGGGGCCGCCGCCTTCGTGGCGATGGTGTTCGGCGGCGTCTGGGTCGGCCTCCAGTACCCCGTCGCCATGTTCGCCCGCGAGGGCCTGCCGGCCGACACCATCGTCCTGCTCGGCTCCGGCGGCGAGTTCCTCCCGCTGGCGAGCGCGGCCAACCCCAACATGGCCGGCTGGGTGCTCGTGACCGTCCTCTACGCCTTCGCAGCGAGCGTCCTGCCCGTCTGGGTGTTGCTCCAGCCCCGCGACTTCCTCACCTCCAGCCTGCTGTACGTCGGCGTCGGCGGCATGATCCTCGGCGCCGTCGTCGGCACCGTGGTCGGCTTCACCGACATCACGATCAACGTCGCCTCCGCGGGCATCGAGGGCGTCCGGGTCACGTCGCTCACCACGCAGATCCCCGGCTGGACCGGCTTCATCCACCAGGACCTGGGGGCGCTGTTCCCGTTCCTGTTCGTCACCATCGCCTGCGGGACCATCAGCGGCTTCCACTCGCTGGTCTCCTCGGGCACGACCGCCAAACAGCTCAACCAGGAGTCCGACGCCCGCCTCATCGGCTACGGCGGCATGCTCGGCGAGGGGCTGCTCGCCGTCACCGCGATCCTCGCCGTCTCGCTGGTCGTCGGCGCGGGCGACTCGCTCAGTTCCGCGCTCGTGACCTTCCCCGCGGGCGGCGGCGCCCTGCTCACCGTCTTCGGCCTCGGCGTCACCGCCGCGGCGACGTTCATCGGCCTCGTCTTCGTCAGCTTCCTGCTGACCAGCACCGACACCGCGATGCGACTCGGTCGGTACATGTTAGAAGAGATCGTCGGCACGCCCGAGACCGACCTCGAACGCACGGTCACGAACCGCTACGTCAACGCCGGCGTCCTCTCGCTGGCGGGCTACTTCCTCGTCGCCTCCGGCCAGTGGTCGAACATCTGGCCCCTCTTTGGCGGCGCGAACCAGGCGCTCGCGGCGCTCGCGCTGCTGGTCGCGACCGTCTGGCTCGCCAACTGGGACGACAACAAACAGCTCGTCAGCACCGGCGCGCCGCTCGTTTTCATGCTCGCGGTGACCGTCGTCGCGCTGGTGACCATCGGCGTCTACCGCAACCCCATGGCCCTCATGACCGGCGACTACAGCGGCACCATCGGCGCCGCCTCGCTCGTCTTCCAGAGCGTCATCGCGCTGGTGCTCGTCGGACTCATCTTCGGCCTCGTCTGGTTCAGCTACGACAACATCAGGGAGGCCCGCGGCGGTCTCGACCGCGAGGCCATCGTCGGCTCGGCCGAAGGCGGCGGCGTCGAAGCCGGCGACGACTAA
- a CDS encoding ArsA family ATPase, with protein MEQFVFFGGKGGVGKTTVSCAYALKCAEAGLDTLVVSTDPAHSTADVFDQTFDDDPRAVEGHERLWAMEIDPDEEVERHMGEIRRRMNEQVSAAIVNEIDRQIELAHRTPGAYEAALFDRFVQVMREADDYDRVVFDTSPTGGTLRLLALPEFLEGWIERLVAKRTKSVDLFEKAAVGDREARQKLDEDPLIAHLQGRKERFEFAGRTLREDAAFFLVVNPDELSIRETERAVAEMAEQDLGVEGFVVNRVTPAPDDDEQGRGATWLRERVATERERIDEIRRAFDEPVVAEIESRVREVRGDLLAAVADDLAIDADAAPAAH; from the coding sequence GTGGAGCAGTTCGTCTTCTTCGGCGGGAAGGGCGGTGTCGGCAAGACGACCGTCTCCTGTGCGTACGCGCTGAAATGCGCCGAGGCGGGGCTGGACACGCTCGTCGTCTCGACGGACCCGGCCCACAGCACCGCCGACGTGTTCGACCAGACCTTCGACGACGACCCGCGTGCGGTCGAGGGCCACGAGCGCCTGTGGGCCATGGAGATCGACCCCGACGAGGAAGTCGAGCGACACATGGGGGAGATCCGGCGACGGATGAACGAGCAGGTCAGCGCCGCTATCGTCAACGAGATCGACCGCCAGATCGAACTCGCCCACCGGACGCCCGGCGCCTACGAGGCCGCGCTGTTCGACCGATTCGTCCAGGTCATGCGCGAGGCCGACGACTACGACCGCGTCGTCTTCGACACCTCGCCGACCGGGGGGACCCTACGGCTGCTCGCGCTCCCGGAGTTCCTCGAAGGCTGGATCGAGCGCCTCGTCGCCAAGCGGACGAAGTCGGTCGACCTGTTCGAGAAGGCGGCCGTCGGTGACCGCGAGGCCCGACAGAAGCTCGACGAGGACCCGCTGATCGCCCACCTGCAGGGCCGTAAGGAGCGCTTCGAGTTCGCCGGCCGGACGCTGCGCGAGGACGCGGCCTTCTTCCTCGTGGTCAACCCCGACGAGCTATCGATCCGCGAGACCGAGCGGGCGGTCGCGGAGATGGCCGAGCAGGATCTGGGCGTCGAAGGGTTCGTCGTCAACCGGGTGACGCCCGCGCCCGACGACGACGAGCAAGGGCGAGGCGCGACGTGGCTGCGCGAGCGCGTCGCGACCGAGCGCGAACGGATCGACGAGATCCGCCGGGCGTTCGACGAACCGGTCGTCGCCGAGATCGAGTCACGCGTCCGCGAGGTGAGAGGCGACCTGCTCGCCGCGGTGGCCGACGACCTCGCCATCGACGCCGACGCCGCGCCCGCGGCACACTGA
- a CDS encoding SRPBCC family protein encodes MREVTVERFVGATPAAVRRALEPGVVVEYEGSFEVLEVEERDEATFVTAGARGVGVALRFEPREGGLRYEQVGDAGPFDELWTEIDWAADDEGTRVTARSGVGLGLPLAAVTDRVTDRVAAWKRRGELDRAFDRLADDLG; translated from the coding sequence ATGCGGGAAGTCACGGTCGAGCGGTTCGTCGGTGCGACGCCCGCGGCGGTGCGCCGCGCGCTCGAACCCGGCGTCGTCGTCGAGTACGAGGGCAGCTTCGAGGTCTTAGAGGTCGAGGAGCGCGACGAGGCGACGTTCGTGACCGCGGGCGCTCGCGGCGTCGGCGTCGCTCTCCGGTTCGAGCCCCGGGAGGGCGGCCTGCGCTACGAGCAAGTCGGCGACGCCGGCCCGTTCGACGAGCTGTGGACCGAGATCGACTGGGCGGCCGACGACGAGGGGACGCGCGTCACCGCCCGGTCGGGCGTCGGCCTGGGGCTTCCGCTGGCCGCCGTCACCGACCGCGTCACCGACCGCGTCGCCGCCTGGAAGCGCCGCGGGGAACTCGACCGCGCGTTCGACCGACTCGCCGACGACCTCGGGTAG
- a CDS encoding thiol-disulfide oxidoreductase DCC family protein produces MAEEIPRDKPILLFDGVCNLCNGSIQFVIDHDPEGVFRFAPLQSEAAERLLDDVGFHDYDFDTFVLVDGDDYYTKSEAALRVASELEFPWSLAKVGRVVPRPLRDAVYDTVATHRYAVFGRKAQCMIPSPEIRERFIEMSAGPEADD; encoded by the coding sequence ATGGCCGAGGAGATCCCGCGAGACAAGCCGATATTGCTGTTCGACGGCGTCTGCAACCTCTGTAACGGGTCGATCCAGTTCGTCATCGACCACGACCCCGAGGGCGTCTTCCGGTTCGCGCCGCTGCAGTCCGAGGCGGCCGAGCGGCTGCTGGACGACGTGGGTTTTCACGACTACGACTTCGACACGTTCGTCCTCGTCGACGGCGACGACTACTACACGAAATCCGAGGCCGCGTTGCGGGTGGCGAGCGAGCTGGAGTTTCCGTGGTCGCTCGCCAAGGTCGGGCGGGTCGTGCCGCGGCCGTTGCGTGATGCAGTGTACGATACGGTCGCGACGCATCGGTACGCCGTGTTCGGTCGGAAGGCCCAGTGCATGATCCCCTCCCCCGAGATCCGCGAGCGGTTTATCGAGATGAGCGCGGGGCCCGAGGCTGACGACTGA
- the tgtA gene encoding tRNA guanosine(15) transglycosylase TgtA, which yields MTDVFEVDRYDAAGRLGELEVPRAGVTVETPALLPVINPHLQTVTPAQLESEFGAEILITNSYVLYGSEDLREPVEEQGLHDLLDFSGAIVTDSGSFQLAEYGEIDVTTEEILDFQRRIGSDIGTPVDIPTPPDASREQAEDELGTTQDRLATAAEVETGDMLVNAPVQGSTYTDLREEAGAHAAESGLDVFPVGAVVPMMNEYRYAELADVVAAAKRGLPESAPVHLFGAGHPMMFALAVALGCDLFDSAAYAIYARDDRYMTVRTTEHLEDLDYFPCSCPVCTSHTPAEVRSLGADERERLLAEHNLHVSYGELRTIKQAIRRGDLLELVEARARGHPAMLDGYRALLDHAAQLEETDPVSKDTFFHLSGESARRPEVVRHRQRLDRLDPRGDSVLLTEGDAHEDFDECWNVLPPFGPFPRELADGYPLTAEVPERLDAPAYEAAAAGVARLVDAHSDTEFTLAHDDWPASALAGVPDRVDLWNLRGGE from the coding sequence ATGACCGACGTCTTCGAGGTCGACCGCTACGACGCCGCCGGGCGGCTGGGCGAACTGGAGGTCCCGCGCGCCGGCGTCACGGTCGAGACGCCCGCGCTCCTTCCCGTCATCAACCCCCACCTCCAGACCGTCACGCCCGCCCAGCTCGAATCGGAGTTCGGCGCCGAGATCCTCATCACCAACTCCTACGTCCTCTACGGTAGCGAGGACCTGCGCGAGCCCGTCGAGGAGCAAGGGCTACACGACCTGCTCGACTTCTCGGGGGCCATCGTCACCGACTCGGGATCCTTCCAGCTGGCCGAGTACGGCGAAATCGACGTGACCACCGAGGAGATTCTCGACTTCCAGCGCCGCATCGGCTCCGACATCGGGACGCCCGTCGACATCCCGACGCCGCCGGACGCCTCGCGCGAACAGGCCGAGGACGAGCTGGGGACCACGCAGGACCGCCTGGCCACCGCCGCCGAGGTGGAGACCGGCGACATGCTCGTCAACGCACCGGTGCAGGGGTCGACCTACACCGACCTCCGGGAGGAAGCCGGCGCCCACGCCGCCGAGTCGGGACTGGACGTGTTCCCGGTCGGGGCGGTCGTCCCGATGATGAACGAGTACCGCTACGCCGAGTTGGCGGACGTGGTCGCCGCCGCCAAACGGGGTCTCCCCGAGAGCGCGCCGGTCCACCTGTTCGGCGCCGGCCACCCCATGATGTTCGCCCTCGCTGTCGCGCTGGGCTGCGACCTCTTCGACTCCGCCGCCTACGCCATCTACGCCCGCGACGACCGCTACATGACGGTCCGGACCACCGAACACCTCGAAGATCTGGACTACTTCCCCTGCTCGTGTCCGGTCTGTACGAGCCACACACCCGCGGAAGTCCGCTCGCTCGGCGCCGACGAGCGCGAGCGGTTGCTCGCCGAGCACAACCTCCACGTCTCCTACGGCGAACTCCGCACCATCAAGCAGGCCATCCGCCGTGGCGATCTGCTGGAACTCGTCGAGGCTCGCGCCCGGGGTCACCCGGCGATGCTCGACGGCTACCGCGCGCTGCTCGACCACGCCGCCCAGCTCGAGGAGACGGATCCCGTCTCCAAGGACACTTTTTTCCACCTCTCCGGCGAGAGCGCCCGCCGGCCCGAAGTGGTGCGCCACCGCCAGCGCCTCGACCGGCTCGACCCGCGCGGCGACTCTGTCCTCCTGACCGAAGGCGACGCCCACGAGGACTTCGACGAGTGCTGGAACGTCCTCCCACCGTTCGGCCCGTTCCCGCGCGAACTCGCCGACGGCTACCCGCTCACCGCCGAGGTGCCCGAACGCCTCGACGCCCCCGCCTACGAGGCCGCCGCCGCGGGCGTCGCCCGCCTCGTCGACGCTCACTCCGACACCGAATTCACGCTCGCTCACGACGACTGGCCCGCGAGCGCGCTCGCCGGGGTGCCCGACCGCGTCGACCTGTGGAATTTGAGGGGCGGCGAGTAG